In Nymphaea colorata isolate Beijing-Zhang1983 chromosome 3, ASM883128v2, whole genome shotgun sequence, a genomic segment contains:
- the LOC116250150 gene encoding ubiquitin-like domain-containing protein CIP73 isoform X5: MGSHGTDEVMIPSEMEPNCSEAIVEIKIKTLDSQTYTLRVNKYMPVPALKEQIATVTGVLSEQQRLICRGKVLKDDQLLSAYHVEDGHTLHLVVRQPFHSSSTSGAGSTGPERMPNQSGADPVASSTRGQGNTVAAHSVVLGTFNVSDQGDAAMSDVNRFLSAVLTSVGLVNRGARNEESDSGPQVTGPERRERLVGTTVMMDPAPRHQPSLATYRAQLDSLHGGAFRFPTSMSAGPLLPLVIPDSLTTLSQYLHNMRQEFSINGQDHDINLPAGEAHNLESHNPDTVARADLVQGGLPTPAALAEVATSTRQFLIEQVGDCLSQLARQLQEEANVTDPMVRTSIQSSAMRTGVLLQNAGALLLELGRATMTLRMGQTTSEAVVNAGPPVFISTTGPNPIMVQSLPFIPGTGFGTIPMGIMHPGHALANGALGTGFVPRTIDIRIRTGSSGSADQGEHAAGTQVGASDQARPTGGGISMQNVSPSSGFPSVATESGGVRVVPVRTVVAAVPAAVSRPASDASSGGALGVFYPLLARIQNLDPGHFNDASRSTRAGDHHRNTETDEHQVSESSIRSQNVYSARENSSINFCSNDTAPQHQGASASNPSEPSQAVPTTTASDVQAGASAPSDGNQQGYMSEAFSRFDQFLRTVFSGNHMHSGTGIPGLSTGLRETFPQNEQSGEASGIPQTDRASGTALDQGMFLSQVLHQAMPFIHQHLAQEASPPLVSGACHETSTSANTTIDTPASSSSENIQRQPPGTDSSQQVERKRTCDGAGNDLQHIDGPDSSPPDCKRQRKQE; the protein is encoded by the exons ATGGGATCTCACGGAACCGACGAAGTCATGATACCAAGCGAGATGGAGCCGAATTGCTCAGAGGCCATTGTGGAGATAAAGATAAAAACTTTGGATTCTCAAACATACACTTTACGTGTCAACAAATAT ATGCCAGTGCCAGCTTTGAAGGAACAGATAGCAACCGTAACAGGTGTATTGTCAGAACAGCAGCGTCTTATATGCCGTGGGAAGGTTTTGAAGGATGACCAGCTTCTTTCAGCTTATC ATGTAGAAGATGGCCATACATTGCACCTAGTTGTTCGACAGCCTTTTCATTCATCATCAACATCTGGGGCTGGCTCAACTGGACCTGAGAGGATGCCGAATCAATCAG GTGCTGATCCTGTTGCAAGCTCCACACGTGGTCAAGGCAACACTGTAGCAGCTCACAGCGTGGTGCTTGGAACCTTTAACGTTTCTGATCAGGGAGATGCGGCTATGTCTGATGTCAACCGG TTTCTTTCTGCTGTGCTTACTTCTGTTGGACTTGTTAATCGAGGggcaagaaatgaagaaagtgaTTCTGGG CCGCAGGTCACTGGCCCTGAAAGGCGTGAAAGACTGGTGGGCACTACTGTTATGATGGACCCGGCTCCTCGTCATCAGCCTAGCTTGGCAACTTACAGGGCTCAGCTGGATTCCCTGCATGGTGGTGCATTTCGATTTCCAACATCTATGTCAGCAGGTCCTTTGCTGCCTCTG GTTATCCCAGATTCTTTAACCACTCTTTCTCAGTATCTGCACAATATGAGGCAAGAGTTTAGCATCAATG GCCAGGATCATGACATTAATCTGCCTGCTGGAGAAGCACACAATCTCGAATCACATAATCCAGATACTGTCGCACGAGCAGATTTAGTGCAAGGTGGACTGCCAACACCAGCCGCACTGGCTGAAGTTGCAACGTCGACGCGGCAGTTTCTCATTGAACAAGTTGGAGATTGTTTGTCT CAACTTGCAAGACAGTTACAAGAGGAAGCTAATGTAACGGATCCCATGGTGCGCACAAGCATTCAATCCAGTGCAATGAGGACAGGAGTTCTATTGCAAAATGCAGGGGCTCTGCTGCTTGAGCTTGGACGTGCAACAATGACACTGCGCATGGGGCAGACAACT TCTGAAGCTGTTGTTAATGCTGGACCACCAGTTTTCATATCCACAACTGGTCCAAATCCTATCATGGTCCAG AGTCTCCCTTTTATTCCTGGAACTGGTTTTGGAACAATTCCCATGGGCATCATGCATCCAGGTCACGCTTTGGCAAATGGGGCACTTGGTACTGGTTTTGTTCCTCGAACTATCGACATAAGAATACGAACAG GATCATCAGGCAGTGCTGACCAAGGTGAACATGCTGCTGGAACTCAAGTTGGGGCAAGCGATCAAGCAAGACCTACTGGTGGTGGAATTTCCATGCAAAACGTGTCACCCTCTTCAGGGTTTCCATCTGTGGCCACAGAATCTGGTGGAGTCCGGGTGGTTCCTGTTAGGACAGTAGTTGCAGCTGTGCCTGCTGCTGTCAGTCGTCCAGCATCTGATGCATCTAGTGGTGGAGCACTTGGAGTGTTCTATCCTCTCCTGGCAAGGATTCAGAACCTAGATCCAGGACATTTTAATGATGCCAGCAGGTCTACACGTGCTGGTGATCATCACAGAAATACTGAAACTGATGAACATCAGGTTTCTGAATCTTCCATACGATCCCAAAATGTCTATTCTGCAAGGGAGAACAGTTCCATCAATTTCTGTTCTAATGACACAGCACCTCAACATCAGGGTG CGTCCGCTTCCAATCCTTCAGAACCTTCTCAAGCAGTTCCTACCACAACTGCGTCTGATGTTCAAGCTGGAGCAAGTGCTCCCTCAGATGGTAATCAACAAGGCTATATGTCTGAGGCCTTTAGCAGATTTGATCAGTTCCTTCGCACTGTATTCTCTGGCAATCACATGCATAGCGGCACCGGAATTCCGGGCTTGAGCACTGGACTGCGGGAAACATTCCCACAAAATGAGCAATCAGGTGAAGCCTCAGGAATTCCACAAACAGATAGAGCATCAGGGACAGCCCTTGATCAAGGAATGTTTTTGTCTCAAGTGTTGCATCAGGCCATGCCATTCATACATCAACATCTGGCACAGGAGGCCAGCCCTCCTCTAGTCTCGGGTGCTTGTCATGAGACATCGACGAGTGCCAACACCACTATTGATACGCCAGCCAGTTCCTCGTCTGAAAATATCCAACGTCAACCTCCTGGAACAGATTCATCTCAACAG GTCGAAAGGAAGAGAACATGTGATGGTGCAGGCAATGACTTGCAGCATATTGATGGTCCTGATTCTAGTCCCCCTGATTGCAAGCGTCAGAG GAAACAGGAGTGA
- the LOC116250150 gene encoding ubiquitin-like domain-containing protein CIP73 isoform X3, with protein sequence MGSHGTDEVMIPSEMEPNCSEAIVEIKIKTLDSQTYTLRVNKYMPVPALKEQIATVTGVLSEQQRLICRGKVLKDDQLLSAYQDGHTLHLVVRQPFHSSSTSGAGSTGPERMPNQSGADPVASSTRGQGNTVAAHSVVLGTFNVSDQGDAAMSDVNRFLSAVLTSVGLVNRGARNEESDSGPQVTGPERRERLVGTTVMMDPAPRHQPSLATYRAQLDSLHGGAFRFPTSMSAGPLLPLVIPDSLTTLSQYLHNMRQEFSINGQDHDINLPAGEAHNLESHNPDTVARADLVQGGLPTPAALAEVATSTRQFLIEQVGDCLSQLARQLQEEANVTDPMVRTSIQSSAMRTGVLLQNAGALLLELGRATMTLRMGQTTSEAVVNAGPPVFISTTGPNPIMVQSLPFIPGTGFGTIPMGIMHPGHALANGALGTGFVPRTIDIRIRTGSSGSADQGEHAAGTQVGASDQARPTGGGISMQNVSPSSGFPSVATESGGVRVVPVRTVVAAVPAAVSRPASDASSGGALGVFYPLLARIQNLDPGHFNDASRSTRAGDHHRNTETDEHQVSESSIRSQNVYSARENSSINFCSNDTAPQHQGASASNPSEPSQAVPTTTASDVQAGASAPSDGNQQGYMSEAFSRFDQFLRTVFSGNHMHSGTGIPGLSTGLRETFPQNEQSGEASGIPQTDRASGTALDQGMFLSQVLHQAMPFIHQHLAQEASPPLVSGACHETSTSANTTIDTPASSSSENIQRQPPGTDSSQQVERKRTCDGAGNDLQHIDGPDSSPPDCKRQRKQE encoded by the exons ATGGGATCTCACGGAACCGACGAAGTCATGATACCAAGCGAGATGGAGCCGAATTGCTCAGAGGCCATTGTGGAGATAAAGATAAAAACTTTGGATTCTCAAACATACACTTTACGTGTCAACAAATAT ATGCCAGTGCCAGCTTTGAAGGAACAGATAGCAACCGTAACAGGTGTATTGTCAGAACAGCAGCGTCTTATATGCCGTGGGAAGGTTTTGAAGGATGACCAGCTTCTTTCAGCTTATC AAGATGGCCATACATTGCACCTAGTTGTTCGACAGCCTTTTCATTCATCATCAACATCTGGGGCTGGCTCAACTGGACCTGAGAGGATGCCGAATCAATCAG GTGCTGATCCTGTTGCAAGCTCCACACGTGGTCAAGGCAACACTGTAGCAGCTCACAGCGTGGTGCTTGGAACCTTTAACGTTTCTGATCAGGGAGATGCGGCTATGTCTGATGTCAACCGG TTTCTTTCTGCTGTGCTTACTTCTGTTGGACTTGTTAATCGAGGggcaagaaatgaagaaagtgaTTCTGGG CCGCAGGTCACTGGCCCTGAAAGGCGTGAAAGACTGGTGGGCACTACTGTTATGATGGACCCGGCTCCTCGTCATCAGCCTAGCTTGGCAACTTACAGGGCTCAGCTGGATTCCCTGCATGGTGGTGCATTTCGATTTCCAACATCTATGTCAGCAGGTCCTTTGCTGCCTCTG GTTATCCCAGATTCTTTAACCACTCTTTCTCAGTATCTGCACAATATGAGGCAAGAGTTTAGCATCAATG GCCAGGATCATGACATTAATCTGCCTGCTGGAGAAGCACACAATCTCGAATCACATAATCCAGATACTGTCGCACGAGCAGATTTAGTGCAAGGTGGACTGCCAACACCAGCCGCACTGGCTGAAGTTGCAACGTCGACGCGGCAGTTTCTCATTGAACAAGTTGGAGATTGTTTGTCT CAACTTGCAAGACAGTTACAAGAGGAAGCTAATGTAACGGATCCCATGGTGCGCACAAGCATTCAATCCAGTGCAATGAGGACAGGAGTTCTATTGCAAAATGCAGGGGCTCTGCTGCTTGAGCTTGGACGTGCAACAATGACACTGCGCATGGGGCAGACAACT TCTGAAGCTGTTGTTAATGCTGGACCACCAGTTTTCATATCCACAACTGGTCCAAATCCTATCATGGTCCAG AGTCTCCCTTTTATTCCTGGAACTGGTTTTGGAACAATTCCCATGGGCATCATGCATCCAGGTCACGCTTTGGCAAATGGGGCACTTGGTACTGGTTTTGTTCCTCGAACTATCGACATAAGAATACGAACAG GATCATCAGGCAGTGCTGACCAAGGTGAACATGCTGCTGGAACTCAAGTTGGGGCAAGCGATCAAGCAAGACCTACTGGTGGTGGAATTTCCATGCAAAACGTGTCACCCTCTTCAGGGTTTCCATCTGTGGCCACAGAATCTGGTGGAGTCCGGGTGGTTCCTGTTAGGACAGTAGTTGCAGCTGTGCCTGCTGCTGTCAGTCGTCCAGCATCTGATGCATCTAGTGGTGGAGCACTTGGAGTGTTCTATCCTCTCCTGGCAAGGATTCAGAACCTAGATCCAGGACATTTTAATGATGCCAGCAGGTCTACACGTGCTGGTGATCATCACAGAAATACTGAAACTGATGAACATCAGGTTTCTGAATCTTCCATACGATCCCAAAATGTCTATTCTGCAAGGGAGAACAGTTCCATCAATTTCTGTTCTAATGACACAGCACCTCAACATCAGGGTG CGTCCGCTTCCAATCCTTCAGAACCTTCTCAAGCAGTTCCTACCACAACTGCGTCTGATGTTCAAGCTGGAGCAAGTGCTCCCTCAGATGGTAATCAACAAGGCTATATGTCTGAGGCCTTTAGCAGATTTGATCAGTTCCTTCGCACTGTATTCTCTGGCAATCACATGCATAGCGGCACCGGAATTCCGGGCTTGAGCACTGGACTGCGGGAAACATTCCCACAAAATGAGCAATCAGGTGAAGCCTCAGGAATTCCACAAACAGATAGAGCATCAGGGACAGCCCTTGATCAAGGAATGTTTTTGTCTCAAGTGTTGCATCAGGCCATGCCATTCATACATCAACATCTGGCACAGGAGGCCAGCCCTCCTCTAGTCTCGGGTGCTTGTCATGAGACATCGACGAGTGCCAACACCACTATTGATACGCCAGCCAGTTCCTCGTCTGAAAATATCCAACGTCAACCTCCTGGAACAGATTCATCTCAACAG GTCGAAAGGAAGAGAACATGTGATGGTGCAGGCAATGACTTGCAGCATATTGATGGTCCTGATTCTAGTCCCCCTGATTGCAAGCGTCAGAG GAAACAGGAGTGA
- the LOC116250150 gene encoding ubiquitin-like domain-containing protein CIP73 isoform X1, with protein sequence MGSHGTDEVMIPSEMEPNCSEAIVEIKIKTLDSQTYTLRVNKYMPVPALKEQIATVTGVLSEQQRLICRGKVLKDDQLLSAYHVEDGHTLHLVVRQPFHSSSTSGAGSTGPERMPNQSGADPVASSTRGQGNTVAAHSVVLGTFNVSDQGDAAMSDVNRFLSAVLTSVGLVNRGARNEESDSGPQVTGPERRERLVGTTVMMDPAPRHQPSLATYRAQLDSLHGGAFRFPTSMSAGPLLPLVIPDSLTTLSQYLHNMRQEFSINGQDHDINLPAGEAHNLESHNPDTVARADLVQGGLPTPAALAEVATSTRQFLIEQVGDCLSQLARQLQEEANVTDPMVRTSIQSSAMRTGVLLQNAGALLLELGRATMTLRMGQTTSEAVVNAGPPVFISTTGPNPIMVQSLPFIPGTGFGTIPMGIMHPGHALANGALGTGFVPRTIDIRIRTGSSGSADQGEHAAGTQVGASDQARPTGGGISMQNVSPSSGFPSVATESGGVRVVPVRTVVAAVPAAVSRPASDASSGGALGVFYPLLARIQNLDPGHFNDASRSTRAGDHHRNTETDEHQVSESSIRSQNVYSARENSSINFCSNDTAPQHQGASASNPSEPSQAVPTTTASDVQAGASAPSDGNQQGYMSEAFSRFDQFLRTVFSGNHMHSGTGIPGLSTGLRETFPQNEQSGEASGIPQTDRASGTALDQGMFLSQVLHQAMPFIHQHLAQEASPPLVSGACHETSTSANTTIDTPASSSSENIQRQPPGTDSSQQVERKRTCDGAGNDLQHIDGPDSSPPDCKRQRSD encoded by the exons ATGGGATCTCACGGAACCGACGAAGTCATGATACCAAGCGAGATGGAGCCGAATTGCTCAGAGGCCATTGTGGAGATAAAGATAAAAACTTTGGATTCTCAAACATACACTTTACGTGTCAACAAATAT ATGCCAGTGCCAGCTTTGAAGGAACAGATAGCAACCGTAACAGGTGTATTGTCAGAACAGCAGCGTCTTATATGCCGTGGGAAGGTTTTGAAGGATGACCAGCTTCTTTCAGCTTATC ATGTAGAAGATGGCCATACATTGCACCTAGTTGTTCGACAGCCTTTTCATTCATCATCAACATCTGGGGCTGGCTCAACTGGACCTGAGAGGATGCCGAATCAATCAG GTGCTGATCCTGTTGCAAGCTCCACACGTGGTCAAGGCAACACTGTAGCAGCTCACAGCGTGGTGCTTGGAACCTTTAACGTTTCTGATCAGGGAGATGCGGCTATGTCTGATGTCAACCGG TTTCTTTCTGCTGTGCTTACTTCTGTTGGACTTGTTAATCGAGGggcaagaaatgaagaaagtgaTTCTGGG CCGCAGGTCACTGGCCCTGAAAGGCGTGAAAGACTGGTGGGCACTACTGTTATGATGGACCCGGCTCCTCGTCATCAGCCTAGCTTGGCAACTTACAGGGCTCAGCTGGATTCCCTGCATGGTGGTGCATTTCGATTTCCAACATCTATGTCAGCAGGTCCTTTGCTGCCTCTG GTTATCCCAGATTCTTTAACCACTCTTTCTCAGTATCTGCACAATATGAGGCAAGAGTTTAGCATCAATG GCCAGGATCATGACATTAATCTGCCTGCTGGAGAAGCACACAATCTCGAATCACATAATCCAGATACTGTCGCACGAGCAGATTTAGTGCAAGGTGGACTGCCAACACCAGCCGCACTGGCTGAAGTTGCAACGTCGACGCGGCAGTTTCTCATTGAACAAGTTGGAGATTGTTTGTCT CAACTTGCAAGACAGTTACAAGAGGAAGCTAATGTAACGGATCCCATGGTGCGCACAAGCATTCAATCCAGTGCAATGAGGACAGGAGTTCTATTGCAAAATGCAGGGGCTCTGCTGCTTGAGCTTGGACGTGCAACAATGACACTGCGCATGGGGCAGACAACT TCTGAAGCTGTTGTTAATGCTGGACCACCAGTTTTCATATCCACAACTGGTCCAAATCCTATCATGGTCCAG AGTCTCCCTTTTATTCCTGGAACTGGTTTTGGAACAATTCCCATGGGCATCATGCATCCAGGTCACGCTTTGGCAAATGGGGCACTTGGTACTGGTTTTGTTCCTCGAACTATCGACATAAGAATACGAACAG GATCATCAGGCAGTGCTGACCAAGGTGAACATGCTGCTGGAACTCAAGTTGGGGCAAGCGATCAAGCAAGACCTACTGGTGGTGGAATTTCCATGCAAAACGTGTCACCCTCTTCAGGGTTTCCATCTGTGGCCACAGAATCTGGTGGAGTCCGGGTGGTTCCTGTTAGGACAGTAGTTGCAGCTGTGCCTGCTGCTGTCAGTCGTCCAGCATCTGATGCATCTAGTGGTGGAGCACTTGGAGTGTTCTATCCTCTCCTGGCAAGGATTCAGAACCTAGATCCAGGACATTTTAATGATGCCAGCAGGTCTACACGTGCTGGTGATCATCACAGAAATACTGAAACTGATGAACATCAGGTTTCTGAATCTTCCATACGATCCCAAAATGTCTATTCTGCAAGGGAGAACAGTTCCATCAATTTCTGTTCTAATGACACAGCACCTCAACATCAGGGTG CGTCCGCTTCCAATCCTTCAGAACCTTCTCAAGCAGTTCCTACCACAACTGCGTCTGATGTTCAAGCTGGAGCAAGTGCTCCCTCAGATGGTAATCAACAAGGCTATATGTCTGAGGCCTTTAGCAGATTTGATCAGTTCCTTCGCACTGTATTCTCTGGCAATCACATGCATAGCGGCACCGGAATTCCGGGCTTGAGCACTGGACTGCGGGAAACATTCCCACAAAATGAGCAATCAGGTGAAGCCTCAGGAATTCCACAAACAGATAGAGCATCAGGGACAGCCCTTGATCAAGGAATGTTTTTGTCTCAAGTGTTGCATCAGGCCATGCCATTCATACATCAACATCTGGCACAGGAGGCCAGCCCTCCTCTAGTCTCGGGTGCTTGTCATGAGACATCGACGAGTGCCAACACCACTATTGATACGCCAGCCAGTTCCTCGTCTGAAAATATCCAACGTCAACCTCCTGGAACAGATTCATCTCAACAG GTCGAAAGGAAGAGAACATGTGATGGTGCAGGCAATGACTTGCAGCATATTGATGGTCCTGATTCTAGTCCCCCTGATTGCAAGCGTCAGAG GAGTGATTGA
- the LOC116250150 gene encoding ubiquitin-like domain-containing protein CIP73 isoform X2, whose product MGSHGTDEVMIPSEMEPNCSEAIVEIKIKTLDSQTYTLRVNKYMPVPALKEQIATVTGVLSEQQRLICRGKVLKDDQLLSAYHVEDGHTLHLVVRQPFHSSSTSGAGSTGPERMPNQSGADPVASSTRGQGNTVAAHSVVLGTFNVSDQGDAAMSDVNRFLSAVLTSVGLVNRGARNEESDSGVTGPERRERLVGTTVMMDPAPRHQPSLATYRAQLDSLHGGAFRFPTSMSAGPLLPLVIPDSLTTLSQYLHNMRQEFSINGQDHDINLPAGEAHNLESHNPDTVARADLVQGGLPTPAALAEVATSTRQFLIEQVGDCLSQLARQLQEEANVTDPMVRTSIQSSAMRTGVLLQNAGALLLELGRATMTLRMGQTTSEAVVNAGPPVFISTTGPNPIMVQSLPFIPGTGFGTIPMGIMHPGHALANGALGTGFVPRTIDIRIRTGSSGSADQGEHAAGTQVGASDQARPTGGGISMQNVSPSSGFPSVATESGGVRVVPVRTVVAAVPAAVSRPASDASSGGALGVFYPLLARIQNLDPGHFNDASRSTRAGDHHRNTETDEHQVSESSIRSQNVYSARENSSINFCSNDTAPQHQGASASNPSEPSQAVPTTTASDVQAGASAPSDGNQQGYMSEAFSRFDQFLRTVFSGNHMHSGTGIPGLSTGLRETFPQNEQSGEASGIPQTDRASGTALDQGMFLSQVLHQAMPFIHQHLAQEASPPLVSGACHETSTSANTTIDTPASSSSENIQRQPPGTDSSQQVERKRTCDGAGNDLQHIDGPDSSPPDCKRQRKQE is encoded by the exons ATGGGATCTCACGGAACCGACGAAGTCATGATACCAAGCGAGATGGAGCCGAATTGCTCAGAGGCCATTGTGGAGATAAAGATAAAAACTTTGGATTCTCAAACATACACTTTACGTGTCAACAAATAT ATGCCAGTGCCAGCTTTGAAGGAACAGATAGCAACCGTAACAGGTGTATTGTCAGAACAGCAGCGTCTTATATGCCGTGGGAAGGTTTTGAAGGATGACCAGCTTCTTTCAGCTTATC ATGTAGAAGATGGCCATACATTGCACCTAGTTGTTCGACAGCCTTTTCATTCATCATCAACATCTGGGGCTGGCTCAACTGGACCTGAGAGGATGCCGAATCAATCAG GTGCTGATCCTGTTGCAAGCTCCACACGTGGTCAAGGCAACACTGTAGCAGCTCACAGCGTGGTGCTTGGAACCTTTAACGTTTCTGATCAGGGAGATGCGGCTATGTCTGATGTCAACCGG TTTCTTTCTGCTGTGCTTACTTCTGTTGGACTTGTTAATCGAGGggcaagaaatgaagaaagtgaTTCTGGG GTCACTGGCCCTGAAAGGCGTGAAAGACTGGTGGGCACTACTGTTATGATGGACCCGGCTCCTCGTCATCAGCCTAGCTTGGCAACTTACAGGGCTCAGCTGGATTCCCTGCATGGTGGTGCATTTCGATTTCCAACATCTATGTCAGCAGGTCCTTTGCTGCCTCTG GTTATCCCAGATTCTTTAACCACTCTTTCTCAGTATCTGCACAATATGAGGCAAGAGTTTAGCATCAATG GCCAGGATCATGACATTAATCTGCCTGCTGGAGAAGCACACAATCTCGAATCACATAATCCAGATACTGTCGCACGAGCAGATTTAGTGCAAGGTGGACTGCCAACACCAGCCGCACTGGCTGAAGTTGCAACGTCGACGCGGCAGTTTCTCATTGAACAAGTTGGAGATTGTTTGTCT CAACTTGCAAGACAGTTACAAGAGGAAGCTAATGTAACGGATCCCATGGTGCGCACAAGCATTCAATCCAGTGCAATGAGGACAGGAGTTCTATTGCAAAATGCAGGGGCTCTGCTGCTTGAGCTTGGACGTGCAACAATGACACTGCGCATGGGGCAGACAACT TCTGAAGCTGTTGTTAATGCTGGACCACCAGTTTTCATATCCACAACTGGTCCAAATCCTATCATGGTCCAG AGTCTCCCTTTTATTCCTGGAACTGGTTTTGGAACAATTCCCATGGGCATCATGCATCCAGGTCACGCTTTGGCAAATGGGGCACTTGGTACTGGTTTTGTTCCTCGAACTATCGACATAAGAATACGAACAG GATCATCAGGCAGTGCTGACCAAGGTGAACATGCTGCTGGAACTCAAGTTGGGGCAAGCGATCAAGCAAGACCTACTGGTGGTGGAATTTCCATGCAAAACGTGTCACCCTCTTCAGGGTTTCCATCTGTGGCCACAGAATCTGGTGGAGTCCGGGTGGTTCCTGTTAGGACAGTAGTTGCAGCTGTGCCTGCTGCTGTCAGTCGTCCAGCATCTGATGCATCTAGTGGTGGAGCACTTGGAGTGTTCTATCCTCTCCTGGCAAGGATTCAGAACCTAGATCCAGGACATTTTAATGATGCCAGCAGGTCTACACGTGCTGGTGATCATCACAGAAATACTGAAACTGATGAACATCAGGTTTCTGAATCTTCCATACGATCCCAAAATGTCTATTCTGCAAGGGAGAACAGTTCCATCAATTTCTGTTCTAATGACACAGCACCTCAACATCAGGGTG CGTCCGCTTCCAATCCTTCAGAACCTTCTCAAGCAGTTCCTACCACAACTGCGTCTGATGTTCAAGCTGGAGCAAGTGCTCCCTCAGATGGTAATCAACAAGGCTATATGTCTGAGGCCTTTAGCAGATTTGATCAGTTCCTTCGCACTGTATTCTCTGGCAATCACATGCATAGCGGCACCGGAATTCCGGGCTTGAGCACTGGACTGCGGGAAACATTCCCACAAAATGAGCAATCAGGTGAAGCCTCAGGAATTCCACAAACAGATAGAGCATCAGGGACAGCCCTTGATCAAGGAATGTTTTTGTCTCAAGTGTTGCATCAGGCCATGCCATTCATACATCAACATCTGGCACAGGAGGCCAGCCCTCCTCTAGTCTCGGGTGCTTGTCATGAGACATCGACGAGTGCCAACACCACTATTGATACGCCAGCCAGTTCCTCGTCTGAAAATATCCAACGTCAACCTCCTGGAACAGATTCATCTCAACAG GTCGAAAGGAAGAGAACATGTGATGGTGCAGGCAATGACTTGCAGCATATTGATGGTCCTGATTCTAGTCCCCCTGATTGCAAGCGTCAGAG GAAACAGGAGTGA